A stretch of Saccharothrix texasensis DNA encodes these proteins:
- a CDS encoding ATP-binding protein, which produces MSVETKAVEPVRRRRGGRVVAGVAGGVADHLGIEVFWVRAAFAALTALNGVGVIAYGLLWLFVPQRAAGEPEAPSNPRERQQALGLVAIGIAAAVLAGLFSGPVSGWIAGPLAVALVGAAVVWREADEAQRRRWRDGAKSGIFGGTGRSTIVRVLAGVALVAIGIGVLLVNSYGVDQLRFALLAVVATLGGVAVLTVPLWIKLINDLGEERRVRIRTEERAEIAAHLHDSVLQTLALIQKQAEQPREVKRLARGQERQLREWLYGRVVEENNQPTTVSATIAKAAGEVEDSFALAVQQVVVGDCELDPNLYALVQAAREAMVNAAKHAGVGEISVYGEVEPERVTVFVRDRGKGFDPKTVPDDRHGLADSIGGRMDRHGGEVRIRTRMGEGTEVQLMMPRKTADKRETGART; this is translated from the coding sequence GTGAGTGTGGAGACGAAGGCCGTCGAGCCGGTGCGCCGCAGGCGTGGCGGCCGGGTGGTCGCGGGCGTGGCGGGCGGTGTGGCCGACCACCTCGGCATCGAGGTGTTCTGGGTGCGGGCGGCGTTCGCCGCGCTGACCGCGCTCAACGGCGTCGGCGTGATCGCGTACGGCCTGCTGTGGCTGTTCGTGCCGCAACGCGCGGCCGGCGAGCCGGAGGCGCCCTCGAACCCGAGGGAACGCCAGCAGGCGCTCGGCCTGGTCGCCATCGGCATCGCCGCGGCCGTGCTCGCCGGGTTGTTCTCCGGCCCGGTCAGCGGCTGGATCGCCGGGCCGCTCGCGGTGGCCCTGGTCGGCGCGGCCGTGGTGTGGCGCGAGGCGGACGAGGCGCAGCGCCGCCGTTGGCGGGACGGCGCGAAGTCCGGCATCTTCGGCGGCACGGGCCGCAGCACGATCGTGCGCGTCCTCGCCGGCGTGGCGCTCGTCGCCATCGGCATCGGCGTGCTCCTCGTCAACAGCTACGGCGTCGACCAGCTCCGCTTCGCGCTGCTCGCCGTGGTCGCGACCCTCGGCGGGGTGGCGGTGCTCACCGTGCCGCTGTGGATCAAGCTGATCAACGACCTCGGCGAGGAGCGCCGGGTCCGCATCCGCACCGAGGAACGCGCCGAGATCGCCGCCCACCTGCATGACTCCGTGCTCCAGACGCTCGCCCTGATCCAGAAGCAGGCCGAGCAGCCGCGCGAGGTCAAGCGCCTGGCGCGCGGCCAGGAGCGGCAGCTGCGGGAGTGGCTCTACGGGCGGGTCGTGGAGGAGAACAACCAGCCGACCACCGTGTCCGCCACGATCGCCAAGGCGGCCGGGGAGGTCGAGGACAGCTTCGCGCTGGCCGTGCAGCAGGTCGTGGTCGGCGACTGCGAGCTCGACCCGAACCTGTACGCGCTGGTGCAGGCCGCCCGCGAGGCCATGGTCAACGCGGCCAAGCACGCGGGCGTCGGCGAGATCAGCGTCTACGGCGAAGTCGAACCCGAACGGGTGACGGTGTTCGTCCGCGACCGGGGCAAGGGCTTCGACCCGAAGACCGTCCCGGACGACCGGCATGGCCTCGCGGACTCCATTGGGGGGAGGATGGACCGGCACGGCGGCGAAGTCCGGATCCGCACCCGGATGGGTGAGGGCACGGAGGTGCAGCTGATGATGCCGAGGAAAACCGCAGACAAGCGAGAGACGGGGGCCAGGACATGA
- a CDS encoding response regulator, with protein sequence MTVRVFLVDDHALFRAGVRAELDSITDEIEVVGEAGSVGEAVAGIGHHRPDVVLLDVHMPDGGGAEVLRQVRTALPEVVFLALSVSDAAEDVIAVIRAGARGYVTKTISSQELVRAVVRVSEGDAVFSPRLAGFVLDAFADRPGAAPISDPELDLLTPRERDVLRLLARGYAYKEIASELFISVKTVETHVSSVLRKTQLSNRYELSRWASDRRLV encoded by the coding sequence ATGACCGTTCGGGTGTTCCTGGTGGACGACCACGCGTTGTTCCGCGCCGGGGTCCGGGCCGAGCTGGACTCGATCACCGACGAGATCGAGGTGGTCGGCGAGGCCGGTTCGGTCGGCGAGGCGGTCGCGGGCATCGGGCACCACCGCCCGGACGTGGTGCTGCTCGACGTGCACATGCCCGACGGCGGTGGCGCGGAGGTGCTGCGGCAGGTCCGCACGGCGCTGCCCGAGGTGGTGTTCCTGGCGCTGTCGGTGTCCGACGCGGCCGAGGACGTCATCGCGGTCATCCGCGCCGGTGCGCGCGGGTACGTGACGAAGACCATCTCCAGCCAGGAGCTGGTGCGCGCGGTCGTGCGCGTCTCGGAGGGCGACGCGGTGTTCAGCCCGCGGCTGGCCGGGTTCGTGCTGGACGCGTTCGCCGACCGGCCGGGCGCGGCGCCGATCAGCGACCCCGAGCTCGACCTGCTGACCCCGCGCGAACGGGACGTGCTGCGGCTGCTCGCGCGCGGGTACGCGTACAAGGAGATCGCGTCCGAGCTGTTCATCTCGGTCAAGACGGTCGAGACGCACGTGTCGAGCGTGCTGCGCAAGACGCAGCTGTCGAACCGGTACGAGCTGTCCCGCTGGGCCTCGGACCGCAGGCTGGTCTGA